The Fragaria vesca subsp. vesca linkage group LG2, FraVesHawaii_1.0, whole genome shotgun sequence genome includes a window with the following:
- the LOC101307175 gene encoding 3-ketoacyl-CoA synthase 1-like: protein MDEAQQGMFSAVSSLLSKTGIQPSLINALIVTCGSFSPAPSLSSLMVNRFQLRPDVKTYNLSGMGCSSGVISIDLAANLLKKSKEIGYVLVVITESISLNWYFGDSRPMLVTNCIFRVGCAAALITNDPSCRRVAKMELIQSLRTHHGASDRAYKAAFQEEDDKGNLGFALTKDLIPVAGNYLREHIKILAPRVLPLNQLAMYAYSVLCSAATWGNKSKFKPLFVPDFTKAFDHFCIHTGGKAVIEQVGRVLRLGDMLTEPARMSLHRFGNTSSSLVFYELAYFEAKRRIKEGDRVWMLAFGTGFKVGSLVWKSLSDLGQQSDNPWSDCIDNYPLK, encoded by the coding sequence ATGGATGAAGCTCAGCAAGGCATGTTCTCAGCCGTGAGCTCACTCCTTTCCAAAACCGGCATCCAGCCGTCTCTCATCAACGCCCTGATCGTGACATGTGGCAGCTTCTCTCCGGCGCCCTCTCTCTCGTCGCTGATGGTCAACCGTTTTCAGCTCAGACCCGACGTAAAAACCTACAATCTAAGCGGCATGGGGTGTAGCTCTGGTGTGATATCAATCGATTTAGCTGCTAACTTACTAAAGAAGAGCAAAGAGATTGGATACGTCTTGGTGGTCATTACCGAGAGTATTAGTTTGAACTGGTATTTTGGTGATAGTCGTCCCATGCTGGTAACCAACTGCATTTTTAGGGTTGGTTGTGCTGCGGCGTTGATTACAAATGATCCGAGTTGTCGCCGTGTCGCCAAGATGGAACTCATACAGTCTCTTCGAACTCACCACGGAGCAAGCGACCGAGCATATAAAGCTGCATTTCAAGAGGAAGATGATAAGGGCAACCTAGGTTTTGCTCTGACTAAAGATTTGATTCCAGTCGCAGGGAACTATTTACGTGAGCACATCAAGATTCTGGCTCCCCGAGTTTTACCATTGAATCAACTTGCTATGTACGCCTACTCGGTCCTTTGCTCTGCAGCAACATGGGGGAACAAAAGCAAGTTCAAACCACTATTTGTCCCAGATTTCACCAAAGCTTTTGACCATTTTTGTATCCATACCGGTGGGAAAGCTGTGATCGAGCAGGTGGGGAGGGTTCTGCGATTGGGAGACATGTTGACTGAGCCGGCTCGGATGAGTTTGCACCGATTTGGGAACACTTCGAGTAGTCTAGTGTTCTATGAGTTGGCTTATTTTGAAGCCAAACGGAGAATTAAGGAAGGAGATAGGGTGTGGATGTTGGCGTTTGGGACTGGGTTTAAGGTAGGGAGTCTTGTTTGGAAGTCACTTTCCGATTTAGGTCAACAGAGTGATAATCCATGGAGTGACTGCATTGATAACTATCCATTAAAGTGA